A part of Microbulbifer salipaludis genomic DNA contains:
- a CDS encoding amidohydrolase gives MKSYLGMSLAACVLIACAAETPDKPSTVADTIYSGGPILTMDEKQPRADAVAVKDGRIIAVGSAADIAEHKGSGTEVFDLMGRAMVPGFVDSHGHVVFGGLQALSANLLPSPDGEVTDIASLKRALKQWAEENAEAVAATNMIIGFGYDNAQLKELRHPTRADLDEVALDVPVLIVHQSGHLGVANSKALELAGINKDSKPPAGGVIQRGENGEPNGVLEEYAFFSVLAPLLGQLGDEGLVAFARAGSKLWAQFGYTTGQDGRSSKAAFKALQKAAADGDIPIDVVAFPDVLEGRDFIKQSVSREYVDNVRVGGCKLTIDGSPQGFTALRDRPYYDPVGNYPEGYKGYAAINQEQLQEAVNWCFEHGLQILVHSNGEGASDMLIAAFRNAREKYGDPGNRPVLVHGQFQREDQVDSFKELGVFQSVFPMHTYYWGDWHREHTVGPEVAENISPTGWIRQRGLMFGTHHDAPVALPNSMRVLDATVNRRTRSGYILGPDQRVDVETALKAMTIWPAWQHLEENEKGSIEVGKLADFVVLSEDPTAIAPEELAELKVVQTIKEGIVIFEARPGEPSARLQYAPFSSNPEAAHHVLHSLSADATVH, from the coding sequence ATGAAAAGCTACCTCGGTATGTCTCTTGCTGCGTGTGTGTTAATCGCGTGCGCGGCAGAAACCCCTGATAAACCGTCCACGGTTGCCGACACAATTTATTCGGGCGGGCCGATTCTGACAATGGACGAGAAGCAACCCCGGGCAGATGCGGTGGCAGTAAAAGATGGGCGCATTATCGCGGTGGGCAGCGCGGCGGATATAGCGGAACACAAGGGCAGTGGAACCGAAGTGTTTGATTTGATGGGGAGGGCAATGGTGCCGGGGTTTGTAGACAGTCACGGGCATGTTGTGTTCGGTGGTTTACAGGCGCTCTCGGCGAACCTGCTTCCGTCACCGGACGGTGAAGTTACTGATATCGCCTCGTTAAAGCGTGCGCTCAAGCAGTGGGCTGAAGAAAATGCAGAAGCTGTTGCCGCCACCAATATGATTATTGGCTTCGGATATGACAATGCGCAGTTAAAAGAGCTGCGCCACCCTACACGAGCGGACCTTGATGAAGTCGCTCTCGACGTGCCAGTACTCATCGTGCATCAGTCAGGGCACCTCGGGGTGGCGAATTCAAAGGCGCTGGAATTGGCAGGCATTAACAAGGATTCCAAACCACCAGCAGGCGGTGTGATCCAACGCGGTGAAAATGGTGAGCCTAATGGCGTCCTTGAGGAATATGCGTTCTTCTCGGTCTTGGCGCCGCTACTGGGGCAGTTGGGAGACGAGGGGTTGGTGGCTTTTGCTCGTGCGGGCAGCAAGCTGTGGGCCCAGTTTGGTTATACGACAGGGCAAGACGGCCGCTCATCGAAAGCGGCGTTCAAGGCGCTCCAAAAAGCTGCTGCCGATGGCGATATTCCCATTGATGTGGTGGCGTTTCCAGACGTGCTGGAAGGGCGTGATTTTATCAAGCAGAGTGTTTCAAGGGAGTATGTCGATAATGTACGGGTAGGGGGCTGCAAATTGACGATCGATGGATCACCGCAGGGTTTTACCGCACTGCGGGATCGCCCCTACTATGACCCGGTAGGAAATTACCCAGAAGGTTACAAGGGCTACGCCGCAATCAATCAGGAGCAGCTGCAAGAGGCCGTGAATTGGTGTTTTGAGCACGGCCTCCAGATTCTCGTGCATTCCAATGGTGAAGGCGCCTCTGATATGTTGATCGCTGCGTTCAGGAACGCGCGAGAAAAGTATGGTGATCCGGGTAACCGACCCGTGCTGGTGCACGGCCAGTTTCAGCGTGAGGATCAGGTAGATAGCTTCAAAGAGCTGGGTGTTTTCCAGTCGGTGTTTCCCATGCATACCTATTACTGGGGAGATTGGCATCGGGAGCATACCGTTGGCCCGGAAGTGGCCGAAAATATCTCCCCTACCGGGTGGATTCGTCAGCGCGGGCTGATGTTTGGTACGCACCATGATGCGCCGGTTGCCTTACCCAACAGCATGCGCGTGCTCGATGCTACAGTGAACCGCCGCACGCGCAGTGGGTATATTCTCGGGCCGGATCAGCGCGTGGATGTGGAAACGGCATTGAAGGCCATGACAATCTGGCCCGCGTGGCAGCACCTTGAAGAGAATGAAAAGGGGTCAATCGAAGTGGGCAAATTAGCCGATTTCGTTGTGCTGTCGGAGGACCCCACGGCTATCGCGCCCGAAGAACTTGCCGAGCTAAAGGTGGTCCAGACGATAAAAGAGGGCATAGTGATTTTTGAGGCCAGACCCGGCGAGCCAAGTGCACGACTACAGTATGCCCCTTTTTCGAGCAATCCCGAGGCAGCCCATCACGTATTGCACTCTCTGTCTGCTGACGCGACAGTGCATTAA
- a CDS encoding D-alanine--D-alanine ligase — protein MSNQAPTDIHVLLICGGGGSEHDVSLRTADFIQRELASAPDIRLTRVTMDADGRLLDDQGQLQELRSDRLLYSATGSAQPVHYVIPSIHGYPGETGDLQSQLDILGLPYFGCGSEASKICFNKITTKLWLTALGIDNTPYQFLCANTPGEVAKARDALQKWGSVFVKASNQGSSVGCYKVSSEDALAEALQEAFALSPYVLVEKCLKVRELEVAAYTYEGELVITPPGEVCAPTDTFYSYEEKYAEGSRAQTHVVAEGLSEAQLGWIHEASKRAFVGLQLKDLSRIDFFLTDDGEIYLNEVNTFPGMTPISMFPKMLQNQGHDFSEYLAALIRGALG, from the coding sequence ATGAGCAACCAGGCCCCGACCGATATCCATGTACTGCTTATTTGTGGCGGAGGTGGCAGTGAGCACGATGTGTCCCTGCGCACCGCCGACTTTATCCAGCGGGAACTGGCCAGTGCGCCGGACATCCGCCTTACCCGCGTGACTATGGACGCCGACGGCCGCTTGCTGGACGACCAGGGCCAGCTGCAGGAGCTGCGCTCCGACCGGTTGCTGTACAGTGCCACCGGCAGCGCGCAACCGGTGCATTATGTGATTCCCTCCATTCACGGTTATCCCGGTGAGACTGGCGACCTGCAGTCGCAGCTGGACATTCTCGGCCTGCCCTATTTCGGCTGCGGCTCCGAGGCGAGCAAGATCTGCTTCAACAAGATCACCACTAAGTTGTGGCTGACGGCGTTGGGCATCGACAACACCCCCTACCAGTTCCTGTGCGCGAATACCCCCGGAGAAGTCGCCAAGGCGCGGGATGCATTGCAAAAGTGGGGCAGCGTGTTCGTGAAGGCCTCCAATCAGGGCTCTTCGGTGGGTTGCTACAAGGTCAGCAGTGAAGATGCACTGGCGGAGGCGCTGCAGGAGGCGTTTGCCCTGTCGCCTTATGTGTTGGTGGAAAAGTGCCTGAAGGTGCGCGAGCTGGAGGTGGCCGCGTACACCTACGAGGGCGAGCTGGTAATCACGCCCCCCGGCGAGGTGTGTGCGCCCACGGATACGTTTTACAGTTACGAGGAAAAGTACGCTGAAGGCAGCCGCGCGCAGACCCATGTGGTGGCGGAGGGTTTGTCTGAGGCGCAGCTGGGATGGATTCACGAGGCGTCCAAACGGGCGTTCGTGGGTTTACAGTTGAAGGACCTGTCGCGGATTGATTTCTTCCTGACCGATGATGGGGAGATTTATCTGAATGAGGTGAATACCTTCCCTGGAATGACCCCTATCTCCATGTTCCCGAAGATGTTGCAGAACCAGGGGCATGATTTTTCGGAGTATCTTGCCGCGCTGATACGTGGAGCGCTGGGCTGA
- the mepA gene encoding penicillin-insensitive murein endopeptidase produces MSPNAQLVSRILATALCLAASFPAFAQNPWEAVKRPSNQLPASIGGYSNGCLSGAEKMPLRGDGFQLVRTGRDRHYGNPYLVEFLKDFANAVDEQDLGRLQIGDMSMARGGPFSSGHQSHQQGLDADIWFSQDRRAAERPLTPWERDNIPAVPMADARKHVLLEKNWDPRIPGILRIASEDPRVARIFVHPTIKRKMCDIAGSDNAWLRKVRPWWGHNYHFHVRLNCPPEDKNCKPQPKVRGKPCGGGLDWWFSDEFYAILNDTRPKKPEKPKKPVMPAQCTQVLTAPAAVTPGQ; encoded by the coding sequence ATGTCGCCAAACGCCCAACTCGTTTCTCGAATTCTCGCCACAGCCCTCTGCCTGGCTGCGAGCTTTCCCGCCTTCGCCCAGAATCCCTGGGAGGCGGTGAAAAGGCCCTCCAATCAACTGCCCGCCAGTATCGGTGGCTACAGCAATGGCTGCCTGAGTGGGGCGGAGAAGATGCCGCTGCGCGGGGACGGATTCCAGCTGGTGCGCACCGGCCGCGACCGGCATTACGGCAATCCGTACCTGGTGGAGTTCCTCAAGGACTTCGCCAATGCGGTGGACGAGCAGGATCTGGGGCGGCTGCAAATCGGCGATATGTCGATGGCCCGCGGCGGGCCGTTCAGCAGTGGGCACCAGAGCCACCAGCAGGGGCTGGATGCGGATATCTGGTTTTCCCAGGACCGGCGCGCCGCGGAGCGACCACTCACGCCCTGGGAGCGCGACAATATTCCTGCGGTACCCATGGCGGACGCGCGCAAGCACGTGTTGCTGGAAAAAAACTGGGACCCGCGCATCCCCGGCATTCTGCGTATCGCGTCGGAAGATCCGCGTGTCGCACGCATCTTCGTGCACCCCACCATCAAGCGGAAAATGTGCGATATTGCTGGCAGCGATAACGCGTGGCTGCGCAAGGTGCGGCCCTGGTGGGGACACAACTACCACTTCCATGTGCGACTAAACTGCCCGCCAGAAGACAAAAATTGTAAACCCCAGCCCAAAGTGCGCGGCAAACCCTGCGGTGGGGGTCTGGACTGGTGGTTTAGCGATGAGTTTTACGCCATCCTGAACGATACAAGGCCCAAGAAACCGGAGAAGCCCAAGAAGCCGGTGATGCCCGCGCAGTGTACCCAGGTATTGACCGCGCCAGCCGCGGTAACCCCCGGCCAGTAG
- the hisC gene encoding histidinol-phosphate transaminase, translating into MSDQTKDQAHGNPFWSPAVAQLQPYVPGEQPKTTARLIKLNTNESPYPPSPRAQAVLKEEGLASHLRLYPDPESTELRETIATQFDLSPEQVFVGNGSDEVLAHAFYSFFKRPQPLLFPDITYSFYPVYCQFYDITPQTLPLREDFSIAVEDYGVDNAGGVILPNPNAPTGRYLPLAEIEKLLQLHPERVVVIDEAYIDFGGESAVALIDRYPNLLVVHTLSKSHALAGLRLGYAMGQAHLIEALNRAKNSFNSYPIDGIAQKVATAAIADQAWLTDNCAKVIATREWTCMQLDDLGFDIVPSTANFILAKPPKLAAEDLFKALRERNIIVRYFNKPRISEYLRISIGTDEEMQALVAACREVL; encoded by the coding sequence ATGAGCGATCAAACGAAGGATCAGGCCCACGGCAATCCGTTCTGGAGCCCCGCCGTAGCGCAACTTCAGCCCTACGTGCCCGGCGAGCAGCCGAAAACCACTGCCCGCCTGATTAAACTCAACACCAACGAGAGCCCCTACCCGCCATCGCCCAGGGCGCAGGCGGTGTTGAAGGAAGAGGGCCTGGCGAGCCACCTGCGCCTGTATCCGGACCCGGAATCCACCGAGCTGCGCGAGACCATCGCCACCCAGTTTGACCTGTCGCCAGAGCAGGTGTTTGTGGGCAATGGCTCCGACGAGGTGCTGGCGCACGCGTTTTACAGTTTCTTCAAGCGCCCGCAGCCGCTGCTGTTTCCGGATATCACCTACAGCTTTTATCCGGTGTACTGCCAGTTCTACGACATTACGCCGCAGACCCTGCCGCTGCGCGAAGACTTTTCCATCGCGGTGGAAGACTACGGTGTCGATAACGCCGGCGGTGTGATTCTGCCCAACCCCAACGCGCCAACCGGCCGCTACCTGCCGCTGGCGGAAATCGAGAAGCTGCTGCAGCTGCACCCCGAACGAGTGGTGGTGATCGATGAGGCGTATATTGATTTTGGCGGGGAGAGTGCCGTGGCGCTGATCGACCGCTACCCGAACCTGCTGGTGGTGCACACGCTGTCGAAGTCCCACGCGCTGGCGGGTTTACGCCTGGGTTATGCGATGGGCCAGGCGCACCTGATCGAGGCCCTGAACCGGGCGAAGAACTCGTTTAATTCCTACCCCATCGATGGCATCGCGCAAAAAGTGGCGACCGCGGCCATTGCGGATCAGGCGTGGCTGACCGACAACTGCGCCAAAGTGATAGCCACCCGAGAGTGGACCTGCATGCAGCTGGACGACCTCGGTTTCGACATCGTCCCGTCCACCGCCAACTTTATTTTGGCCAAGCCGCCGAAGCTCGCCGCCGAGGATTTATTCAAGGCCCTGCGCGAGCGCAACATCATCGTGCGCTACTTCAACAAGCCGCGGATTAGTGAGTACTTGCGTATCAGCATTGGTACGGATGAAGAGATGCAGGCGCTAGTGGCGGCTTGTCGGGAAGTGTTATAG
- a CDS encoding FHA domain-containing protein: protein MALIIEEINRVHRVGARYRLDGERATIGRCYDNAVMVEDPHVDAVHAEVVRDEDGCYVLRDLGSLNGIRLLRNFRDKSVKPTNIREHLIESGDEIQVGKSRLRFIDTDMSVPPAIPLHSAETIFDRLATPPVAVALCVLVAALSLWMAYISSTSEFKWTGAVQVITDAVIGLLIYAAAWAFIGKVVKHESHFLAHLSIAAAAALIYAAWQWFATLLNFNFTLHQVMPLLNILALAILIPVMLWCAAYLALNIAPHWRLVASILLPWCFLGFVAAVEIGKVGEFTGAPEVSKELKSKDFLWRKPEPLDDFLASTPALFDISIEESDNKRGKSSKKSSAEGDLDIQGE, encoded by the coding sequence ATGGCACTGATTATCGAAGAAATCAATCGTGTCCACCGGGTGGGTGCGCGCTATCGACTGGATGGCGAGCGCGCCACCATCGGCCGCTGTTACGACAACGCGGTGATGGTGGAAGACCCACATGTGGATGCGGTGCACGCGGAAGTGGTGCGCGATGAAGACGGCTGCTATGTGCTGCGCGACCTGGGCAGCCTGAACGGCATCCGCCTGTTGCGCAATTTCCGCGACAAGTCGGTCAAGCCCACCAATATCCGCGAGCACCTGATCGAAAGTGGGGACGAGATTCAGGTGGGCAAAAGCCGCCTGCGTTTTATCGATACCGACATGAGTGTGCCCCCGGCCATTCCGCTGCATTCGGCGGAAACCATATTCGACCGGCTGGCAACGCCGCCGGTGGCCGTGGCTCTGTGCGTGCTGGTGGCGGCGCTGAGCCTGTGGATGGCCTACATCTCCAGCACCAGCGAATTCAAGTGGACCGGCGCGGTGCAGGTGATTACCGACGCGGTGATCGGCCTGCTCATTTACGCCGCGGCCTGGGCGTTTATCGGCAAGGTGGTGAAGCACGAATCGCACTTTCTGGCGCACCTGTCTATCGCCGCCGCTGCGGCGCTGATCTACGCCGCCTGGCAATGGTTTGCCACCCTGCTCAATTTCAACTTTACCCTGCACCAGGTAATGCCGCTGTTGAACATTCTCGCCCTGGCCATTCTGATCCCGGTAATGCTGTGGTGTGCCGCCTACCTGGCGCTGAATATCGCGCCGCACTGGCGGCTGGTGGCGTCGATCCTGCTGCCGTGGTGTTTCCTCGGTTTTGTGGCGGCGGTGGAGATCGGCAAGGTGGGTGAATTCACCGGCGCGCCGGAGGTATCCAAGGAGCTGAAGTCCAAGGATTTCCTGTGGCGCAAACCGGAACCACTGGACGATTTCCTCGCCAGTACGCCGGCGCTGTTCGATATTTCCATTGAGGAGTCGGACAACAAACGCGGAAAGTCGTCGAAAAAATCATCTGCCGAGGGCGATCTGGATATTCAGGGCGAATAG
- a CDS encoding S1C family serine protease has protein sequence MLKPLTGLIALLLLTFASVSQSQSYEQLYSDYRGSLYQIRLIELSSNSKAGLGSGFQISTDGLIATNYHVVSEAVHDPDKYTLKYLSVDGKEGELELLDVDVVNDLAILRQKGASGSDFLRLASQSPSKGETIVSMGNPLDLGMTIVPGTYNGIAGGSFYDRIHFSGSINPGMSGGPVINRKGEVVGINVATAGNQISFLVPVDKLVALLLDYKKEASDDNGALELQPVITRQLHKNQQRIIDQILEADWQLRPLGDALVVGEIVPSIQCWGNSTDDEDDPIKQVAKGCTGQDVVYLSEDFDTGRVEYEFFWLEADDDLRSSRFYSAYEENMGGFFPGNSAGEDDVTNFNCKQQFTQHPRNGHGAAKPTGDQQAQQNNEPATPPKATGKRDPVIARTSYCVRRYKDYPDLYDVFYVSLTVDQDNRALVSHFTLSGFTQESATAFTQKFASEIQWH, from the coding sequence ATGTTGAAACCTTTGACGGGCCTGATCGCCCTGCTGTTGCTCACCTTTGCCAGCGTTTCCCAATCCCAGAGTTACGAGCAGCTGTACAGCGACTACCGCGGCAGCCTGTATCAGATCCGCCTGATCGAGCTGTCGTCCAATTCCAAGGCGGGGCTGGGTTCCGGGTTCCAGATCTCCACCGATGGCCTGATTGCCACCAATTACCATGTGGTGTCCGAGGCGGTGCACGACCCGGACAAGTACACGCTCAAGTACCTGTCGGTGGATGGCAAGGAAGGCGAGCTGGAGCTGCTGGATGTGGATGTGGTCAACGACCTGGCCATCCTGCGGCAAAAAGGTGCCTCGGGCAGTGACTTCCTGCGCCTGGCGTCGCAATCACCCAGCAAGGGCGAGACCATTGTCTCCATGGGCAACCCGCTGGACCTGGGCATGACCATTGTGCCCGGCACCTATAACGGTATTGCCGGCGGCAGCTTTTACGACCGCATTCATTTTTCCGGCTCGATCAATCCCGGCATGAGTGGTGGCCCGGTAATCAACCGCAAGGGCGAAGTGGTGGGCATTAATGTGGCCACCGCCGGCAACCAGATCAGTTTCCTGGTGCCGGTGGACAAGCTGGTGGCACTGCTGCTGGATTACAAAAAAGAGGCCTCCGACGACAACGGCGCGCTGGAGCTGCAACCGGTGATTACCCGCCAGCTGCACAAAAACCAGCAGCGCATTATCGACCAGATACTCGAAGCCGACTGGCAGCTGCGTCCGCTGGGGGATGCGCTGGTGGTCGGGGAAATTGTGCCGTCCATCCAGTGCTGGGGAAATTCCACCGACGATGAGGACGACCCCATCAAACAGGTGGCCAAGGGCTGCACCGGCCAGGATGTGGTGTACCTGTCGGAAGACTTTGATACCGGCCGGGTGGAATACGAATTCTTCTGGCTGGAGGCCGACGACGACCTGCGCTCATCGCGCTTTTACAGTGCCTACGAAGAGAACATGGGCGGGTTTTTCCCCGGCAACAGCGCCGGCGAAGACGATGTGACCAACTTCAACTGCAAGCAGCAGTTCACCCAGCACCCCCGAAATGGCCATGGCGCTGCCAAGCCAACGGGCGACCAGCAAGCCCAGCAGAACAACGAACCGGCAACGCCCCCCAAAGCCACCGGCAAGCGCGACCCGGTGATTGCGCGCACCTCGTACTGTGTGCGCCGCTACAAGGATTACCCGGATCTGTACGATGTGTTCTACGTGAGCCTCACGGTGGACCAGGATAACCGCGCGCTGGTAAGCCACTTTACCCTGTCGGGGTTTACCCAGGAGTCGGCCACGGCCTTTACCCAGAAGTTTGCGAGCGAAATCCAATGGCACTGA
- a CDS encoding serine/threonine-protein kinase produces the protein MDIADPEVTQHKAAPNTRIGSDRYRIRSTLGAGGMGVVYLADDLKLHRQVAIKKLKDDAASQNARDRIQQEARLLAQLNHPNIVALHDVLEDNGSVALVMEYIEGTTLRAWMRERSPSLQQKLSLLMQICLGLSEAHSLGIIHRDLKSDNILIAENAKGEPVAKITDFGIAKSQQLDEKTLTAENQLAGTITAMSPEQILGKTLDARSDLFSLGTIAFELLTGSRPFGKNDIGALAMANRVTNDPHTPPAQAWADIPEPLAILLDKLLAKDPAQRPESAQIVYQGFALLHKQGLETGSEDYTATLTDLFTQQKVKSRRRWQRALAGVAAAFVLGVGSYWGWKEITRLEPQYIAVMPVEINGEIRGEENAKALTRTMVRQALMNSVSQLKASALVSFTPEEGQDFDDQLQALRNKGVTDALVAQLECAQTRCEIALQRIGPADSQIKQQSSFAFLADKRQEAGYRIANSMAALFPQDYSNKTGKQVVMSDKDYNDYLNIAARLESKDNSVDDLNRLEKLLNSYPQNPTLYKAYTQVATDLFVLTGEETHIQSGLDMLRVAEGRGIDPSLTLELELWLRSYSTEKTQFDELLAKIDEQQTPSSELMAKYARFLYMQGDYEAGLHYAQEAAELNPSADNLYLIALNQIASGSYDDGRITLNETITAFPEHWSSYSALGVIELESGNLDAAEFAITSIPENLRGWRTMMNLGTAQFLMGNFSAALNEFEEVLKIVPDSVQAIEQTAEIHLALNDQTRATKKFSKVISLTENKDDAELKYYRSLALANSDRLDEALSLITQLLIESPEDTFVQYAAAQIYAMSGEWRSSNLYISKLLQQGMSAEWFKLPVLQRLCTQPQASLKVKSAICD, from the coding sequence ATGGACATTGCAGACCCCGAGGTTACGCAGCACAAGGCCGCCCCCAACACCCGTATCGGCAGCGACCGCTACCGCATCCGGAGCACCCTGGGCGCCGGCGGCATGGGTGTGGTCTACCTGGCCGACGACCTCAAACTGCACCGCCAGGTGGCGATCAAAAAGCTGAAAGACGACGCCGCCAGCCAGAACGCCCGCGACCGTATCCAGCAGGAAGCCCGTTTATTAGCCCAGCTCAACCACCCCAATATTGTCGCCCTGCACGATGTGCTGGAAGACAACGGCAGTGTTGCGCTGGTGATGGAATATATCGAGGGCACCACCCTGCGCGCCTGGATGCGCGAGCGCAGCCCCAGCCTGCAACAGAAACTCAGCCTGCTGATGCAGATCTGCCTGGGCCTGAGCGAAGCCCACAGCCTCGGCATCATTCACCGCGACCTAAAGTCCGACAATATTCTGATTGCGGAAAACGCCAAGGGCGAGCCGGTGGCCAAGATCACCGACTTCGGTATCGCCAAATCCCAGCAGCTGGATGAGAAAACCTTAACGGCAGAAAACCAGCTCGCCGGCACCATCACCGCCATGTCGCCGGAGCAGATCCTCGGCAAAACTCTGGATGCCCGCAGCGACCTGTTCAGCCTCGGCACTATTGCGTTTGAGCTGCTCACCGGCAGCCGCCCCTTCGGCAAAAACGACATCGGCGCTCTGGCCATGGCCAACCGCGTCACCAACGACCCGCACACCCCGCCGGCACAAGCGTGGGCGGATATCCCCGAGCCGCTGGCGATTTTGCTGGATAAACTGCTCGCCAAAGACCCGGCCCAACGCCCCGAGAGCGCGCAGATCGTGTATCAGGGTTTTGCCCTGCTGCACAAACAGGGACTGGAGACCGGCAGCGAAGACTACACCGCCACCCTCACCGACCTGTTTACCCAGCAGAAAGTCAAAAGCCGCCGCCGCTGGCAGCGGGCACTGGCCGGCGTGGCCGCTGCCTTTGTGCTGGGAGTGGGAAGCTACTGGGGCTGGAAGGAAATCACCCGGCTGGAGCCGCAGTATATTGCGGTGATGCCGGTGGAGATTAATGGCGAAATCCGTGGCGAGGAGAATGCCAAGGCGCTGACCCGGACTATGGTGCGGCAGGCGTTGATGAATTCGGTTTCGCAGTTGAAGGCGAGTGCGCTGGTGAGTTTTACCCCAGAAGAGGGGCAGGATTTCGACGACCAGCTGCAGGCCCTGCGGAACAAGGGGGTAACCGATGCGCTTGTTGCGCAACTGGAGTGCGCGCAAACGCGCTGTGAAATAGCACTACAGAGAATTGGGCCGGCGGATAGTCAAATCAAGCAGCAGAGTAGTTTTGCGTTTTTGGCGGATAAGCGGCAGGAAGCGGGATATCGGATTGCCAATAGCATGGCAGCTTTGTTTCCCCAGGATTACTCAAACAAAACTGGCAAGCAGGTCGTAATGTCGGATAAAGACTATAACGACTACCTGAATATCGCCGCACGCCTTGAGAGTAAGGACAACTCGGTCGATGACCTAAATCGTCTGGAGAAACTATTAAACTCCTACCCTCAAAATCCGACTCTCTATAAGGCCTATACACAGGTCGCAACGGACTTGTTCGTACTGACAGGCGAGGAGACTCACATCCAGTCTGGGCTAGATATGCTAAGAGTAGCTGAGGGCAGAGGAATAGATCCGTCCTTAACGCTTGAACTGGAGCTATGGTTGCGCAGCTACAGCACAGAAAAAACTCAGTTCGACGAACTACTCGCAAAAATAGACGAGCAGCAAACCCCCTCTTCAGAGCTAATGGCCAAATATGCACGATTTCTCTATATGCAGGGGGATTATGAGGCAGGGCTACATTACGCCCAGGAAGCAGCAGAACTTAATCCATCCGCTGACAACCTTTACTTGATTGCCCTGAACCAGATAGCTAGCGGAAGCTACGATGATGGACGCATCACCCTTAACGAAACAATTACAGCCTTTCCGGAGCACTGGTCCTCATATTCAGCATTGGGCGTGATTGAACTGGAAAGCGGCAACCTGGATGCCGCAGAATTTGCCATTACTTCCATTCCTGAGAACCTTCGTGGCTGGCGCACCATGATGAATTTAGGCACAGCTCAGTTTTTAATGGGGAATTTTAGTGCTGCTTTAAACGAATTTGAGGAGGTACTAAAAATTGTCCCAGACTCTGTACAAGCTATAGAACAAACAGCTGAAATACATTTGGCACTCAACGACCAGACCAGGGCAACAAAGAAATTTTCGAAAGTTATTTCATTGACAGAAAACAAAGATGACGCTGAACTCAAATACTATCGATCACTTGCTCTAGCTAACTCGGATCGACTAGATGAGGCGCTATCGCTTATTACGCAGCTATTGATCGAGTCACCAGAAGACACTTTTGTGCAGTATGCGGCAGCACAAATTTACGCAATGTCTGGCGAATGGAGGTCATCAAACTTGTATATATCCAAGCTACTGCAGCAAGGGATGAGTGCAGAATGGTTTAAACTACCAGTTCTTCAGCGACTCTGCACTCAACCCCAAGCTTCCCTAAAGGTAAAATCAGCTATCTGCGACTGA